CTTTGAGCACATCTATAGCATCCTGCATAACCGGAAGATCTGATTTGCTTCCCATGATAATGCCTACCTGGGCCTTATTATTGACTGACATAGTATTGTTTAAGCTTTAACTTTTAATATTTCTTGTACTTTTCTTGCATTGGAGATCGCTTTCTCCCGATCATCATTGATGATACAAACATGGCCCATCTTGCGGAATGGCTTCGTATATTTCTTTCCATATAAATGGATATATACGCCTTCCATTGCCAATACCTCTTCTACTCCCTCATATTTGGCCAATCCTTCATAACCAGGTTCACCTAACAGGTTAATCATAACGGCATTCGTTCTGCATCTGGTATCACCTAACGGTAGATTGAATATAGCCCTTAAATGCTGTGCAAATTGCGACACATAATTACCCTCTATTGTCTGATGACCACTATTATGCGGGCGCGGAGCCAATTCGTTGACCAAAATATCACCATTTTTCGTTAGGAACATCTCTACAGCCAATATACCCACGATCTGCAAATCATCGGCAATCTTTTTTGCTATCGCCTCTGCGCGTTGCTGAATCTCTACACCATACAAAGACGGCGCAATCAAAAATTCCACCAAGTTAGCCTGAGGATTAAATTCCATCTCCACCATTGGAAATGTAGACACCTCCCCCTTATCATTCCGGGCAACAATGACCGCAATTTCCTTTTCAAAATCTACCCATTCTTCAATTAAGCTAGCTTCTTCGAACGCATCTTGTATATCCTGTTGGGTAACAATCTTCTTCACCCCTTTTCCATCATATCCATCCTTACGTAATTTCTGGATATACGGTAAGTTTAACGAGGCATTTACTAAATTATCTTTATTGGATATCAATTGAAACGCCGAAGTTGGTATATCGTTTTGTTTAAAAAATTGCTTTTGTAGACCTTTATCTTGAATCAGACGAATGATACGTGATTGTGGGTACACAATTACTCCCTCTCCTTCCAATTTCTCCAAAGCATCTACATTCACCTTCTCGATCTCGATCGTGATCATGTCCAGATCCTTACCGAAATTATAGACCGTTTCAAAATCGCCCAATGAACCACATTCAAATTTATTGCACAACTTGCGACAAGGAGCATTCTTATCCGGGTCCAATACATGAACATTTACATTGTAATTAATGGCTTCCTGGATGAGCATTCTTCCCAGTTGACCACCGCCAAGAATACCCAATTGCAATTCACCATAAAAATCTTTTGCCATAATTGATTTAAAATCTTATAAAATTTATCTTTTAAGCTTTTCCGCTGAACAATTGCTCACCTAACAAGCTTTCTTTGTCTATCTTTTTTTGCAATTCAATAAAAGCACCAATTAGCGCCTCGGGACGTGGTGGACATCCCTGGACATAAACATCCACAGGGATAATGCGATCTACCCCCTTGACCACATGATAACCATGCTGCCAATATGGACCACCACAGTTGGAACAAGAGCCCATCGAAATAACATATTTAGGATCTGGCATCTGTTCATATAGTTTCTTGATACGATCGGCCATCTTAAAGGTAACCGTTCCAGCAATAATGATCACGTCGGATTGCCTTGGAGAAGGCCTTGGAAATACGCCCATCCGATCTAAATCATACGTTGAAGCCATTGCCCCCATCATTTCAATGGCACAGCAAGCAATACCAAAGCTCATGGGCCACATTGAAGATAACCTTGCCCAATTCAGCAAATCATCTAATTTGGCAACAATAACACCATTATTCTGCAATTGACTATCTAAACTCATGCTTACTCAGGTTTTTTAAATCGAGGTTTAAAGGCTGGTTTCGGCGTCGACACCTGTTCATCTGTCGTCGTTTTGTGCGCGACAGCATCCTCTACAATCCGTGCATAATCACGCACCTGATACGTCCTACTATTCAGGCTTGCATAGGCACTATCCGGGATAGCTACAGGAACTTTAGGTAAGGACACATTCGGTTTAACCCATTCCAAATCGCCCTTTTTCCAGACAAAAACCAATCCTAAAATTAAAATGCCAATGAACATAGCCATTTCAATCATGGTAAACCACCCCCATCTTCCATCTGCCGCAATATATTCGGACTGTCCAAATACAGTGGCCCATGGAAAAATAAAAATAAGCTCTACATCAAAAAGTAAAAATACAAGGGCAATAACATAGAACCGTGGATTAAACTGAACCCAAGAAGAACCAATGGGATCCTCTCCACATTCGTAAGTACCAGATTTGATGGGATTATTCTTTTTCGGAGAGATTAAACGTGCTAGAAAAATGGTCGCACAGACTAACAGCGCCCCTATCAGCAGAATGATAAGGATTTTGCCGTATTCCGATAATTGCGCGGGGTCATCCATAATAATTACAAATTTAACAAATATTTCGTTTACTCGGGTGAGGAACTTGAAATTACGAATTATTTCTTTAAAAACAGTTCGAATTTTAAGGCACTAATGCTCCGTATCCGGTCTGCAAGCAGTCCCCAATTCATCTGGTGCAGCACTTAGCAGCAACCGAAAATTAATCGAAAGAGCAATGCCATGTTCAAAACCTTCATGACTTTGCAGACACCAACAGCAATGAAAGCGGACTGAAGGTTCTTTCTGGCCAATAAGATCAGACATTTTCAGAAAAAAAAAGAGGGCATCGTATAAAACGATGCCCTTCTTATGATGTAACTATTCTCTAAAAATTACATTTTTCCTGGCATTTTGGGCATATTACGCATCAATTTAGCCGCCATCGCCGGATTAGACATCTGCTTCATGACTTTACGCATATCACCAAATTGTTTCAATAACTTATTCACTTCATTAATATCAGTACCTGATCCCTTCGCAATACGTAAACGACGTTTTTGATCAATGACATCTGGGTTTTCGCGTTCAAAAGGTGTCATGGAATCGATAATCGCTTCAATGGGTTTGAAAGCATTGTCATCGACTTCAATATCTTTCATTGCTTTCCCAACGCCAGGGATCATTCCCATGAGGTCTTTCATATTACCCATTTTCTTGATTTGTTGAATCTGGGATTTAAAATCGTTGAAATCGAATTTATTCTTACGGATTTTCTTTTGGAGCTCTGCGGCTTGCTTCTCATCAAACTGTTGCTGTGCACGTTCCACTAAGGATACCACGTCACCCATACCCAAAATACGAGAGGCCATACGATCAGGGTGGAATACATCCAATGCATCCATCTTTTCACCTGTACCAATAAACTTGATAGGCTTATTAACGACAGATTTAATCGATAAAGCTGCACCACCGCGTGTATCACCATCCAACTTAGTCAATACTACACCTGTAAAGTCCAGACGGTCGTTGAACGTCTTAGCTGTATTCACGGCATCTTGACCAGTCATTGAATCCACAACAAATAGGATTTCGTCTGGCTTTGTCGCCTCTTTAACTGCTGTAATCTCTACCATTAAAGGCTCATCGATGGCCAAACGACCGGCTGTATCGATGATTACGACATTATTTCCATTGCGTTTTGCTTCTTCCACACCGGCTTTGGCAATCGCAATAGGATCGTTAGATTCACGATTCACATACACTGGTACGCCCACTTGTTCGGCAAGCACTTCCAATTGATCGATCGCTGCAGGGCGGTAAACGTCACCAGCCACCAACAATGGTTTTTTATTCTTTTTATCTTTAAGGTACAAGGCCAACTTACCGGAGAAAGTTGTTTTACCAGCACCATTCAAACCCGCAATTAGAATGACTGTTGGATTTTTTCCAGTCTCAAGCTCCGTAACGGATCCGCCCATCAAAGCTGTCAACTCATCGTTCATGATCTTCGTCAACAATTGGCCTGGGGAAATACTTGTCAGTACATTTTCGCCTAAAGCTTTTTGTTTAACATCGTCGGTAAAAGTTTTGGCAGTTTTATAATTCACATCGGCATCCAACAACGCTTTGCGAATTTCTTTCATCGTTTCTGCAACGTTGATCTCGGTAATACTACCCTGTCCTTTTAATACTTTAAAGGCCCTATCTAACTTATCTTGAAGATTTGAAAACATAAAATCTGAATCTTATTCTATATAAACAGCAAAGTTAAAAAAATTGTCTATAGTAACCTCATTAACACCCCATAAAAAATGCGACTATGAAAAATAATCGCATTTTTGTAGGATAAAGTTACAGTATCCGTATTTAATCACTTCTACGGCCACCGAATAAAATAGACGCATAATACAAAAGTGTTACCAACGCACTTAACGCCGCTACGACATAAGTCATCGCTGCCCATTTCAAAGCATCTTTCGCACCGTCATGTTCCTCACCATTATAGGTTACACCAGCATGGTTTAACCATTCCAGCGCACGGTTAGACGCATCAAACTCGACAGGCAAGGTGATAAAAGAAAACAGGGTCGTAATAGCCAAAGCCCCCACTCCAACAGCTAAAAGCCATGGATTACCCCCTTTGGAAAAAGCAAATAGCATAACACCCAGCATCAATACCCATGATGTCATTTTAGACGCTACATTTACCATCGGAACCATTGCCGAACGGAATCCCAACCATTTATAGGCTTTGGCGTGCTGTACAGCATGACCACATTCGTGCGCCGCTACTGCTGCAGCTGCAACACTGCGGCCACTGTAAACTTCAGGACTTAAATTTACGGTTTTATCTGACGGATTATAGTGATCTCCCAAGCGATCTGGGATAGACAATACCTTTACATCATATATACCGTTATCATTTAACATTTTTTGCGCAATCTCAGCTCCAGACATTCCGTTGCTCAAAGGCATTTCGGCGTATTTCTTAAATTTGTTTTTGAATCTTGTTTGGACAATTAGGCTTACCACCATTATTCCAATAAATAAAATCAAGTACATAGCTATTCAATCGTTTTATTTTATTATATGACTATCAAACCTTATTCCAATCGTCGAAAAAAGGCATATGCATGAATTTCTAAGGTAAAAAAAGTCTTTGACCTGACAAAAAGAACAGGTTCTTCTGATCTCCACATGACATAATTGCCAGATCATTTGGGCAGATAACTCCATTTTCAGCTTCGTACAGTGAAACACCTGCGCTATTTAACAAGAATCCAAGATGTAGTCTCATCGGTGAGTATTGGAGATGCGTTTTATTTCAAGTTCGATCAGGGAGCTTATTATTGAAGCAAATGGCTTTTGAAAACACGATGCTCAACGGATTGTAGCCTTGCTATACTATTAAGACAAAGATGAGAAACTATAAAAGCGTCAAGACTTCCTATAGCTCCAATTAGCAATGCAAATAAAAAGGGGCATTAAAAAATGCCCCCTTTATTATAAATAGCCCATTTGCAGGGTAAGATCAGTACCTTCAATCATTTTACGTAAATTGCTCAATGCGTAGCGCATCCTCCCTAAAGCAGTATTGATACTTACTTCGGTTATCTCCGCAATATCTTTAAAACTCATATCACAAAAGTGACGCATAATAAGCACTTCTTTTTGATCGTCCGGAAGCTTTTGAATCATTTTTTTAAGGTCGACATCAACCTGCTGTTTGAGCATTTTTGACTCTGCGCTTTCATCACTAAATTCGAGCACCTCAAAAATATCAAACCCGTCGGCATTCACAATATTCGGAGCACGTTTTGCTTTTCTAAAAAAGTCAACGATCATATTGTGCGCTATACGTATAGCCCATGGTAAAAATTTACCTTCTTCATTATATTTACCGGATTTTAAGGTGTTGATGATTTTTATGAAAGTCTCCTGAAAAATATCTTCAGCAAGATATTCATCTTTTACTTTCATATATATGGAAGTATATATTTTCGATTTATATCGATTCAACAATGCCTCTAGACCGGACTCTTGGCCGCCGACATACATTTGGATCAACTCTTGATCGCTTTTACTTTTTAAAAGTCTCATACGTCACTTACTTTTTTAGCAGTTCGCAAATAAATTATCAGTTCTGTGTTAAAATGTAAATGTTTGCCGTATAAACTATCCTTTCTTATTGTAAAACAATCAATTAATCTAAAACCAAATTACCGTAAAATAAATGAGTAATCAAATTATTACAATTTATTTTAAGATTTTTTAACATTTAAAAATAAGTTATCTACCTCATAATTCCAAAATAAAGGTTCTTCGACCACAGTACGCCCCTTCAGACAAGATGGAATAACAACCTCGAACAGCTCCAAAATAACAAGTTTTAAAGTTATTACTTCATACGGACTTTATAGGGAGCTAATAGGGACCTTATAGGGACCTCATTCGGATGAATGCCTATAAAATCCGTTTAAAGTCCGTATAAGATTGTTGTTAATATCGTCTAAAAAGTTAAGTTGATACGAGACTATAACGGGATTATCCTTTCTACAATGGCAGTAGAAAAAAAGACGGGATAAAAAAAGCGGAACCACCGCATCGGTAATTCCGCTTTTTCTATTCCTATGGAAAAAGTCTTATTTATACAATGGGAACTCAGCCATCATTGCTTTTACTTTGCCATGGATCAAATCCAGTTGCGCATCATTAGATGCATTTTTCAATGCCTCATCGATCAATTCACCGATTTGAATAATTTCATTCTCTTTAATACCACGTGTAGTGATTGCAGCAGTACCAAAACGTACACCTGAAGTCACAAAAGGAGAACGTGTATCGAAAGGAACCATATTTTTATTTGTTGTGATACCCGCTTTACCCAATACAGCTTCGGCTTCTTTACCAGAAATATCTTTATTGCGTAGATCCACCAACATCAAGTGATTGTCTGTACCACCAGAGATGATCTTATAATCTCTTTCTACAAAGAATTGCGCCAATGCAGCTGCATTTTTCTTTACCTGAACGATATATTCCATATACTCATCGGATAAAGCCTCACCGTAAGCAATTGCTTTCGCTGCGATTGTATGCTCCAAAGGACCACCTTGTGTACCTGGGAATACAGCTAAATCCAATAATTGCGTGATTGTACGGATTTCACCTTTAGGTGTTTTGATGCCCCATGGATTTTCAAAATCTTTACCGACCATGATCATACCACCACGAGGGCCACGAAGCGTTTTGTGCGTCGTTGTTGTAACAATATGGCAATGTGGAAGTGGATCATTCAATAAACCACGAGCGATTAAACCTGCAGGATGAGAAATATCAGCCATTACGATAGCTCCTATTTCGTCTGCAACTTTACGGATGCGCGCATAATCCCAATCACGAGAATAAGCCGAAGCACCACAGATGATCATCTTTGGTTTTTCACGAAGCGCTGTTTCTTCCAATTGCTCATAGTCAATTAAACCTGTATCTTCTTTTACACCATAAAATAATGGTTGATAGATCTTACCAGATAAGTTCGCTGGTGAACCGTGTGTCAAGTGACCACCGTGAGATAAATCAAGACCTAAAATTTTGTCACCAGGTTTGATTGTCGCCAAAAAAACAGCCGCATTCGCTTGAGCACCAGAGTGAGGCTGAACATTTACCCATTCTGCGCCAAATAATTGTTTTGCACGATCAATTGCGATGGTTTCAATCTCATCCACAACTTCACAACCTCCATAGTAACGTTTTCCTGGGAGGCCTTCTGCATATTTATTTGTCAACACTGAACCAGCAGCTTCCATCACTTGTTTTGAAACAAAGTTTTCTGAAGCAATTAATTCAATACCTTCTTCTTGGCGTTTAAGCTCATCAGCTATTAAATTAAAAATGGCTTGATCTCTTTCCATTGTTTTTAAATGTTGTAAAGTAAATTTTGTAGTTTATTTTAATGCCCCAAAGATAGCATATTCCATAAAGAATATCGACAAAAAGTCCTATTTTATTAAATGTTCTTAGAAAAACAGCCTTATTTATGCGAATTACCTAATTAGGTCAAGATCATTTTATGGTGCTATCGGATCGAATAAGCGTACGAAGAATTGAATGTTTCGAAAATGTCAAAAAATCCCGGTCAAGCAATTTGCCATTAAAAAAATGTATTTTTGTATTGGATTGGCTAAAACACTATTACAATGAGTACAGAACATACAGCAGTTGCTCCTATTTCTTTAACAGAAGGGGCAATCAAGGAACTAAATAAATTAAAGGATCAACAAGAAATCTCTGATGATTTTGGTTTACGTGTCGGTGTTGAAGGCGGCGGTTGTTCCGGTATGAGTTATATCTTGGGCTTTGACCAGAAAAAGGAGGGCGATAACGAATACGAAATTCAAGGAATTCGCATCTTTATGAACAAAGCACATGGCCTATATCTTGCCGGTATGGAAATCGACTTCAAATCGGGACTCGATGCAAGGGGCTTCACATTCAATAATCCCAATGCAACAAGTACCTGCGGATGTGGAAGCAGTTTTTCAGCATAACTGAATTTCAGCACGAATGAAATAACAAAGGGACTGCCGATGGCAGTCCCTTTGTCGTAGCAGATGCTTCCATCATTTTCGCCAGTTGACCGAGTGAAGATTTCAAAAAGTTCAACCTCGATTTAATGATATAAGCACAACAAAGCCCTCTTTCATTTTCCATCATAAATCACTAAATTAGCGACCTTTAGAAAAGAAGCATACAACAGTCTGATGTACAAAGAATATAAGCAGTTAAATTTACCCGAGATAGGTAAAGAGATTTTGACCCGTTGGGAACAGGAAAAAATATTCGAAAAAAGTATCAATAATCGTCCTGAAAGCAAGACCTATACATTTTTTGAAGGTCCGCCTTCTGCAAATGGAATGCCTGGAATTCACCACGTGATGGCACGTACGATTAAGGATATTTTCTGTCGTTACAAGACTTTGAAAGGTTACCAAGTGAAACGAAAAGGCGGCTGGGATACCCATGGTCTGCCCATTGAACTTGCTGTCGAAAAAGCTCTTGGAATCACAAAAGAGGATATCGGCAAAAAGATTACCGTAGAACAATATAATGACGCTTGTCGCAAGGAGGTAATGAAATATACCGATGTATGGAATGACCTAACCACCAAAATGGGCTATTGGGTTGACCTTGAACATCCTTATATTACTTACAAGAATGAATACATCGAAACCTTATGGTATTTATTGAAAGAACTTTACAAAAAAGGTCTTTTGTACAAGGGTTATACGATACAACCTTACTCTCCGGCAGCAGGTACGGGATTGAGTTCGCATGAACTAAACCAGCCCGGCACCTATAAAGATGTTAAAGATACCACCATCGTTGCAGAGTTTAGACTTATCAAAAGTCAGCTTCATCCAGCTATAGAAAAATTAGTTGACGACGATGCGGAGGATGTAGCATTCATTGCCTGGACGACCACGCCATGGACTTTACCGTCCAACACAGCCTTGGTTGTAGGCAAGAAAATAAATTATGTTAAGATCCGAACTTTCAATAAATATACCGGTGCTCCTGTATCTGTCGTATTAGCGAAAGATTTGATCAGCAAACATTTTAAAGCAGAAGGCGAAAATGCATCCTTCCAAGACTATAAATTGGGCGACAAAGTAATTCCTTGGGAGCTTGCAGCAGAATTTGTAGGCGAAGAACTTGTTGGCTTGCGCTACGAGCAATTGTTGCCTTATATCACCAACGAGGACTTACAAGAAAATGCTTTCCGCGTTATTCCAGGCGACTTTGTTACGACTGAAGACGGTACCGGTATCGTTCACGCTGCTCCTACTTATGGTGCGGATGACTTTCGTGTAGCAAAAGAACATGGTGTACCGGGCATCTTGGTGAAAGATGAAAATGGAAAAGAGGTACCTACTGTTGACCGTACCGGACGTTTTGTAAGTGAAATCACAGATTTTGCCGGAAGATTTGTCAAAGAGGAATATTATAGCGCAGAGGAACGTTCAAAAGAAGACTTCAAACCCACAGACGTGTTGATCTCTATCAAACTAAAAGAGGACAACAAAGCTTTCGATGTCAAAAAATATGAGCATACCTATCCACATTGTTGGCGTACAGACAAACCTGTTCTATACTATCCATTAGATAGCTGGTTTATCCGCACGACAGCAGTGAAGGAAGATTTGGTTGCATTAAATAAAACCATCAACTGGAAACCTGAAGCAACCGGTACCGGCCGCTTTGGAAACTGGTTAGAAAACTTGGTGGACTGGAACCTTTCGCGTTCGCGTTACTGGGGAACTCCACTTCCTATCTGGCGTTCAGAAGACGAAAATGAAGAAGTTTGTATCGGCTCCTTACCTGAATTAAAGTCCTTATTGGAAGCTTCTTTGACCTCCGACATTCTGTCTGAGGATGAAAAAGCGAAAAATAAAGCTTACTTGGATAAATTCGATACCGAACAATTGGACCTTCACCGTCCCTATGTAGACGATATCGTCTTGGTTTCCGATGCCGGACAAAAATTATTCCGCGAACCTGATCTGATCGACGTCTGGTTTGATTCGGGGGCAATGCCTTATGCGCAATGGGGATTGGATCACGAAAAATTAGCCAAAGGCGAAAAGTTTCCTTTTAAAGCAGGATTCGATCATGCATACCCGGCAGATTTTATCGCTGAAGGAGTTGATCAAACACGGGGTTGGTTTTTCACCTTGCATGCGATTTCTACGATGATGTACAAATCGGTTTCCTTCAAAAACGTGGTTTCCAATGGCTTGGTGTTGGATAAAAATGGAAATAAGATGTCCAAACGCCTAGGCAATGGTGTTGATCCATTCTCAACGATCGATCAATACAGCGCCGATGCAACACGCTGGTACATGATCAGTAATGCCGCACCATGGGACAACCTTAAATTCAATATGGAAGGATTAGATGAAGTCCGTCGTAAATTCTTTGGTACTTTATATAATACCTACGCTTTTTTTGCATTGTATGCCAATATCGATAAGTTCTCGTATTCAGAACCAGATATTGCTTTGGAAAAACGTCCTGAAATTGACCGTTGGATTATCTCCTTGTTAAATTCGTTGACCAAGGAAGTAGATGAATACTTAGCAGATTACGAGCCTACAAAGGCCGCGCGCGCTATTCAAAACTTTGTTGATGAACATCTCAGCAACTGGTATGTCCGTCTTTGCCGTCGTCGTTTCTGGAAAGGAGATTATACAGAAGATAAAATTTCGGCCTATCAAACACTTTATACATGTCTTGATACGATTGCGAAATTGATGTCGCCAATATCACCTTTCTTCTCGGATAGATTATTCCTGGATTTGAATTCAGCCACGAACAAGGAACAAGTTGAATCTGTTCACCTGGCGAATTTCCCGGTTTATAATGAAAGTCTAGTCGATAAAGATCTGGAAGAACGCATGGCTTTAGCGCAGGATATCTCATCGCTGACACTTTCTTTACGGAAGAAAACTTCCATCAATGTACGTCAACCATTAAACAAAATTTTGGTTCCGGTACTTGATAGTGCTTTCCAAGAAAAGGTAGAGAAAGTAAAAGATCTGATACTTTCTGAGACCAATATCAAAGATATCGAGTTCATTACAGATACCACTGGTATTATTAAGAAAAAAATAAAACCAAATTTCAAAGCTCTTGGCGCGAAAGTTGGTAAGGATATGAAGTTAGTTTCTTCGTCTATCCAATCGTTGACTATAGATCAAATCAGCACGTTGGAATCAACAGGCGAATTGGCCCTAGCAGGCACGCCATATACGATTTTACTGAGCGATGTAGAAATTATAGCAGAAGACGTTGAAGGATGGCAAGTAGCAAATCTAGGTAAATTGA
The DNA window shown above is from Sphingobacterium thalpophilum and carries:
- a CDS encoding 5-(carboxyamino)imidazole ribonucleotide synthase — its product is MAKDFYGELQLGILGGGQLGRMLIQEAINYNVNVHVLDPDKNAPCRKLCNKFECGSLGDFETVYNFGKDLDMITIEIEKVNVDALEKLEGEGVIVYPQSRIIRLIQDKGLQKQFFKQNDIPTSAFQLISNKDNLVNASLNLPYIQKLRKDGYDGKGVKKIVTQQDIQDAFEEASLIEEWVDFEKEIAVIVARNDKGEVSTFPMVEMEFNPQANLVEFLIAPSLYGVEIQQRAEAIAKKIADDLQIVGILAVEMFLTKNGDILVNELAPRPHNSGHQTIEGNYVSQFAQHLRAIFNLPLGDTRCRTNAVMINLLGEPGYEGLAKYEGVEEVLAMEGVYIHLYGKKYTKPFRKMGHVCIINDDREKAISNARKVQEILKVKA
- a CDS encoding NADH-quinone oxidoreductase subunit B, with the protein product MSLDSQLQNNGVIVAKLDDLLNWARLSSMWPMSFGIACCAIEMMGAMASTYDLDRMGVFPRPSPRQSDVIIIAGTVTFKMADRIKKLYEQMPDPKYVISMGSCSNCGGPYWQHGYHVVKGVDRIIPVDVYVQGCPPRPEALIGAFIELQKKIDKESLLGEQLFSGKA
- a CDS encoding NADH-quinone oxidoreductase subunit A → MDDPAQLSEYGKILIILLIGALLVCATIFLARLISPKKNNPIKSGTYECGEDPIGSSWVQFNPRFYVIALVFLLFDVELIFIFPWATVFGQSEYIAADGRWGWFTMIEMAMFIGILILGLVFVWKKGDLEWVKPNVSLPKVPVAIPDSAYASLNSRTYQVRDYARIVEDAVAHKTTTDEQVSTPKPAFKPRFKKPE
- the ffh gene encoding signal recognition particle protein, giving the protein MFSNLQDKLDRAFKVLKGQGSITEINVAETMKEIRKALLDADVNYKTAKTFTDDVKQKALGENVLTSISPGQLLTKIMNDELTALMGGSVTELETGKNPTVILIAGLNGAGKTTFSGKLALYLKDKKNKKPLLVAGDVYRPAAIDQLEVLAEQVGVPVYVNRESNDPIAIAKAGVEEAKRNGNNVVIIDTAGRLAIDEPLMVEITAVKEATKPDEILFVVDSMTGQDAVNTAKTFNDRLDFTGVVLTKLDGDTRGGAALSIKSVVNKPIKFIGTGEKMDALDVFHPDRMASRILGMGDVVSLVERAQQQFDEKQAAELQKKIRKNKFDFNDFKSQIQQIKKMGNMKDLMGMIPGVGKAMKDIEVDDNAFKPIEAIIDSMTPFERENPDVIDQKRRLRIAKGSGTDINEVNKLLKQFGDMRKVMKQMSNPAMAAKLMRNMPKMPGKM
- a CDS encoding zinc metallopeptidase, whose product is MYLILFIGIMVVSLIVQTRFKNKFKKYAEMPLSNGMSGAEIAQKMLNDNGIYDVKVLSIPDRLGDHYNPSDKTVNLSPEVYSGRSVAAAAVAAHECGHAVQHAKAYKWLGFRSAMVPMVNVASKMTSWVLMLGVMLFAFSKGGNPWLLAVGVGALAITTLFSFITLPVEFDASNRALEWLNHAGVTYNGEEHDGAKDALKWAAMTYVVAALSALVTLLYYASILFGGRRSD
- a CDS encoding RNA polymerase sigma factor gives rise to the protein MRLLKSKSDQELIQMYVGGQESGLEALLNRYKSKIYTSIYMKVKDEYLAEDIFQETFIKIINTLKSGKYNEEGKFLPWAIRIAHNMIVDFFRKAKRAPNIVNADGFDIFEVLEFSDESAESKMLKQQVDVDLKKMIQKLPDDQKEVLIMRHFCDMSFKDIAEITEVSINTALGRMRYALSNLRKMIEGTDLTLQMGYL
- the glyA gene encoding serine hydroxymethyltransferase — protein: MERDQAIFNLIADELKRQEEGIELIASENFVSKQVMEAAGSVLTNKYAEGLPGKRYYGGCEVVDEIETIAIDRAKQLFGAEWVNVQPHSGAQANAAVFLATIKPGDKILGLDLSHGGHLTHGSPANLSGKIYQPLFYGVKEDTGLIDYEQLEETALREKPKMIICGASAYSRDWDYARIRKVADEIGAIVMADISHPAGLIARGLLNDPLPHCHIVTTTTHKTLRGPRGGMIMVGKDFENPWGIKTPKGEIRTITQLLDLAVFPGTQGGPLEHTIAAKAIAYGEALSDEYMEYIVQVKKNAAALAQFFVERDYKIISGGTDNHLMLVDLRNKDISGKEAEAVLGKAGITTNKNMVPFDTRSPFVTSGVRFGTAAITTRGIKENEIIQIGELIDEALKNASNDAQLDLIHGKVKAMMAEFPLYK
- a CDS encoding iron-sulfur cluster assembly accessory protein, encoding MSTEHTAVAPISLTEGAIKELNKLKDQQEISDDFGLRVGVEGGGCSGMSYILGFDQKKEGDNEYEIQGIRIFMNKAHGLYLAGMEIDFKSGLDARGFTFNNPNATSTCGCGSSFSA
- the ileS gene encoding isoleucine--tRNA ligase; translation: MYKEYKQLNLPEIGKEILTRWEQEKIFEKSINNRPESKTYTFFEGPPSANGMPGIHHVMARTIKDIFCRYKTLKGYQVKRKGGWDTHGLPIELAVEKALGITKEDIGKKITVEQYNDACRKEVMKYTDVWNDLTTKMGYWVDLEHPYITYKNEYIETLWYLLKELYKKGLLYKGYTIQPYSPAAGTGLSSHELNQPGTYKDVKDTTIVAEFRLIKSQLHPAIEKLVDDDAEDVAFIAWTTTPWTLPSNTALVVGKKINYVKIRTFNKYTGAPVSVVLAKDLISKHFKAEGENASFQDYKLGDKVIPWELAAEFVGEELVGLRYEQLLPYITNEDLQENAFRVIPGDFVTTEDGTGIVHAAPTYGADDFRVAKEHGVPGILVKDENGKEVPTVDRTGRFVSEITDFAGRFVKEEYYSAEERSKEDFKPTDVLISIKLKEDNKAFDVKKYEHTYPHCWRTDKPVLYYPLDSWFIRTTAVKEDLVALNKTINWKPEATGTGRFGNWLENLVDWNLSRSRYWGTPLPIWRSEDENEEVCIGSLPELKSLLEASLTSDILSEDEKAKNKAYLDKFDTEQLDLHRPYVDDIVLVSDAGQKLFREPDLIDVWFDSGAMPYAQWGLDHEKLAKGEKFPFKAGFDHAYPADFIAEGVDQTRGWFFTLHAISTMMYKSVSFKNVVSNGLVLDKNGNKMSKRLGNGVDPFSTIDQYSADATRWYMISNAAPWDNLKFNMEGLDEVRRKFFGTLYNTYAFFALYANIDKFSYSEPDIALEKRPEIDRWIISLLNSLTKEVDEYLADYEPTKAARAIQNFVDEHLSNWYVRLCRRRFWKGDYTEDKISAYQTLYTCLDTIAKLMSPISPFFSDRLFLDLNSATNKEQVESVHLANFPVYNESLVDKDLEERMALAQDISSLTLSLRKKTSINVRQPLNKILVPVLDSAFQEKVEKVKDLILSETNIKDIEFITDTTGIIKKKIKPNFKALGAKVGKDMKLVSSSIQSLTIDQISTLESTGELALAGTPYTILLSDVEIIAEDVEGWQVANLGKLTVALDVHITEELKKEGLSRELINRLQNLRKDKGLEVTDRINVKLTAASEVVNAANENLSYICTEILADSLVFEDSLTEGETIEIDGKELKALIQKN